A part of Verrucomicrobium sp. genomic DNA contains:
- a CDS encoding prepilin-type N-terminal cleavage/methylation domain-containing protein, with amino-acid sequence MKHARSQRGFLLVEAAVAIVLLSVVTFTAVNLTANAMYDTNWTTRITLADAYLDREAALMRRLPPTALQARGFAGTTTNNVPLAYYTNRADPIFQADSVTRQVSQNNNTYTYTVTLNMTIRSTTTQDKVYTKQRTVQRYF; translated from the coding sequence ATGAAACACGCGCGCTCCCAACGCGGCTTCCTCCTCGTGGAGGCAGCGGTGGCGATCGTGCTTTTGTCCGTCGTAACCTTCACCGCCGTCAACCTCACGGCGAATGCCATGTACGACACGAACTGGACGACGCGCATCACCCTGGCCGATGCCTACCTGGACCGGGAAGCGGCCCTCATGCGCCGCCTTCCTCCCACCGCCCTGCAGGCGCGCGGCTTTGCCGGCACCACGACCAACAACGTCCCCCTGGCCTACTACACAAACCGGGCCGACCCCATTTTCCAAGCGGACAGCGTGACGCGCCAAGTCAGCCAGAACAACAATACCTACACGTATACCGTCACGCTCAACATGACAATCCGCTCCACCACCACCCAAGACAAAGTTTACACCAAGCAGCGCACGGTACAGCGCTACTTCTAA
- a CDS encoding type II secretion system protein: MRNRSSSGFTLVELAIGIALIVAMSMAGLGIGRYYRQYQNGLQCGAALKTIRQAQLAYLSDHPTETYANITFGNSTFLTYLPNGGDGLSDFQSTSCVYNGNQHVYLNPNVYPPTASLSPGGAALSTQTDGVWNSGP; the protein is encoded by the coding sequence GTGCGTAATCGTTCCTCCTCCGGCTTCACCCTCGTCGAGCTGGCGATCGGCATTGCCCTCATCGTCGCCATGAGCATGGCGGGCCTCGGCATTGGCCGTTACTACCGCCAATACCAGAACGGCCTGCAATGTGGCGCCGCGCTCAAGACCATCCGGCAGGCGCAACTCGCCTACCTTTCCGACCATCCCACGGAAACCTACGCCAACATCACCTTCGGCAATTCCACCTTCCTCACCTATCTGCCGAATGGCGGAGACGGCCTGTCTGACTTTCAAAGCACCAGCTGCGTGTACAACGGCAACCAGCACGTCTACCTGAATCCGAACGTCTATCCCCCCACGGCCTCCCTTTCCCCCGGTGGCGCCGCCCTTTCCACCCAAACCGACGGCGTCTGGAATTCCGGCCCGTAA
- a CDS encoding ATP-binding cassette domain-containing protein, which produces MRVPAGTAIGNGAQRVAAFAEAVDFDAHRLILLRGPNGSGKTTLLKTLQGLVHHRAPDTLSALRHTLYLPERLDWADELSFAVALDALCLLPYRDVFTTLAKRLDLPQQTPYGILSKGNRQKMSVLLTEAVGWSRQIDWLLLDEPLSGLDPAAQGTLIEFWNSSTAAHRRIISSHGDLTRFSSALILHLAEGSISPVTAPLTTSLSQDA; this is translated from the coding sequence GTGCGGGTCCCCGCGGGCACAGCCATCGGCAACGGCGCGCAGCGCGTCGCCGCATTCGCCGAAGCGGTCGACTTCGACGCGCACCGTCTCATCCTCCTGCGCGGCCCCAACGGAAGCGGCAAGACGACTCTCCTCAAGACCTTGCAGGGCCTCGTCCATCACCGGGCACCGGACACGCTCTCCGCGCTCCGCCACACCCTGTACCTGCCGGAACGGCTCGACTGGGCCGACGAGCTTTCCTTCGCCGTAGCGTTGGATGCTCTCTGCCTGCTCCCCTACCGGGACGTCTTCACCACTCTAGCCAAGCGGCTCGACCTGCCTCAGCAAACCCCCTACGGCATCCTCTCCAAAGGAAACCGCCAAAAGATGTCGGTCCTGCTGACCGAGGCCGTGGGCTGGTCCCGGCAGATCGATTGGCTCCTCCTCGACGAACCCCTTTCCGGCCTCGACCCGGCCGCGCAAGGAACCCTGATCGAATTCTGGAATTCCTCCACCGCCGCCCACCGCCGGATCATCTCTTCCCACGGCGATTTGACCCGCTTTTCTTCCGCGCTCATCCTTCACCTCGCGGAAGGAAGCATTTCCCCCGTTACCGCGCCTCTCACCACCAGTCTCTCCCAGGACGCCTGA
- a CDS encoding type II secretion system F family protein, which translates to MPTFTLTVYDPNTRSTSQQTRSGKEPEVREAVEKKGLTVLAIQETTETSSEPTRLFAGKEGTRPLKRTELVIFCRSMALMVRAGNSVSEAMSFYAKSIKGPLGGRFMDMARKLAGGDSFYNVFSKSGLFDSICCGVISAGEKGGNLAVSFKMLGDRYARLQFFISKTRRAISIPVGITVFMGALFIASQFLIVPMVEKMLHDSHIEPDMFSAYVFKMANIVRHTWFIGVGGIIAFGFMIIFSIPFRNTIVYFLMNTFTSFRKVVMGMRQATFLSTVRVLYGNGVDLLESLGTAAQALQKTPMGAELKRAAADYRSGMALSEALRRNTSCDEKLIHMVRMAEDKDLVAQLENIEEMYNDETVDYMDRLSQTVNLLSYAFASILIGIVFIGSYLPITMMAARMMTGGG; encoded by the coding sequence ATGCCCACCTTCACCCTCACCGTCTACGATCCGAACACGCGGAGCACCTCCCAGCAGACCCGCAGCGGGAAAGAGCCGGAAGTGCGCGAGGCCGTCGAGAAAAAAGGCCTCACCGTCCTGGCCATACAGGAGACGACGGAAACCTCCTCCGAACCGACGCGCCTGTTCGCCGGCAAGGAAGGCACCCGCCCCTTGAAACGGACGGAACTGGTCATCTTCTGCCGCAGCATGGCCCTGATGGTCCGCGCGGGAAACAGCGTCAGCGAAGCCATGAGCTTCTACGCCAAGAGCATCAAGGGCCCTTTGGGAGGCCGTTTCATGGACATGGCGCGCAAGCTGGCGGGCGGCGACTCCTTCTACAACGTCTTTAGCAAGTCAGGCCTCTTCGACAGCATCTGCTGCGGCGTCATCAGCGCGGGTGAAAAAGGCGGCAACCTGGCCGTCTCATTCAAAATGCTGGGCGACCGCTACGCCCGCCTGCAGTTCTTCATTTCCAAGACCCGGCGCGCCATCTCGATCCCCGTTGGCATCACCGTCTTCATGGGGGCCCTCTTCATCGCCTCCCAGTTCCTCATCGTCCCCATGGTGGAGAAAATGCTGCACGATTCCCACATCGAGCCGGACATGTTCTCCGCCTACGTCTTCAAGATGGCCAACATCGTCCGGCACACCTGGTTCATCGGGGTGGGCGGCATCATCGCCTTCGGATTCATGATCATCTTCTCCATCCCCTTCCGGAACACGATCGTCTACTTCCTCATGAACACCTTCACCAGCTTCCGGAAGGTGGTCATGGGAATGCGGCAGGCCACATTCCTCTCCACCGTCCGGGTGCTGTACGGCAACGGCGTCGACCTCCTGGAGAGTCTAGGCACCGCCGCGCAAGCCCTGCAAAAAACGCCCATGGGGGCGGAACTCAAGCGCGCCGCCGCCGATTACCGCAGCGGCATGGCCCTTTCCGAGGCACTCCGCCGCAACACGAGCTGCGATGAGAAGCTCATCCACATGGTCCGCATGGCGGAGGATAAGGACCTCGTCGCGCAGCTGGAGAACATCGAGGAGATGTACAACGACGAAACGGTCGATTACATGGACCGCCTGAGCCAGACCGTGAACCTCCTTTCCTACGCCTTCGCCAGCATTCTCATCGGCATCGTCTTCATCGGCAGCTACCTCCCCATCACCATGATGGCGGCCCGCATGATGACCGGAGGCGGGTAG